A single genomic interval of Microbacterium sp. BLY harbors:
- a CDS encoding cytosine permease — protein sequence MARTAHADDFALSRVTPEARKPWFGIAVQRFGQVSALSQFLLGATLGYSMTFGEAVLAFLFGSIILEVIMCVVGFIGQREGLNTALLARWTGFGEIGASLVGLAIGISLIGWFGIQSAISAQSLDALMPGALPVWAWSLIFGLAVTAIVAFGFVGMQWLANITVPLFLVLVGWSVISELTRHDIGELLTGPAPGPTMSVWAGTGIVAGGLIVGAIITGDMTRFNRSRADVVKQTVLGVSLGEFVIGLAGVLLAHAAATGDIVAIVTSSVGFIGLFIVLTGTLKINDWNLYSSTLGLVNFISTAFGKNLHRVTTTIVLGVVGSALAAVGILGQFTEFLVVLSVAFPPIAGIMVAEYYVVRRWRPELDATRDAGTLPATAPRIVPATIVVWLVSSLVGYFVTWGIPSLLSLFLSMVLYIVAGKLGWVRGVGVASTRQASPVDSAPAAV from the coding sequence ATGGCACGCACGGCGCACGCAGACGACTTCGCGCTCTCCCGAGTGACCCCCGAGGCCCGCAAGCCCTGGTTCGGAATCGCCGTCCAGCGATTCGGACAGGTCTCGGCCCTCTCCCAGTTCCTCCTCGGCGCAACCCTCGGTTACAGCATGACCTTCGGCGAGGCCGTCCTCGCCTTCCTGTTCGGCTCGATCATCCTCGAGGTGATCATGTGCGTGGTCGGCTTCATCGGCCAGCGCGAAGGCCTCAACACCGCCCTCCTCGCCCGGTGGACCGGGTTCGGGGAGATCGGCGCCTCGCTGGTCGGCCTCGCGATCGGCATCAGCCTCATCGGCTGGTTCGGCATCCAGTCCGCCATCTCGGCGCAGTCTCTCGACGCGCTCATGCCCGGTGCCCTGCCGGTCTGGGCGTGGAGCCTCATCTTCGGCCTCGCCGTCACCGCGATCGTCGCCTTCGGCTTCGTCGGCATGCAGTGGCTCGCCAACATCACGGTGCCGCTGTTCCTCGTCCTCGTCGGCTGGTCCGTCATCTCCGAGCTCACGCGTCACGACATCGGCGAGCTGCTGACCGGTCCGGCTCCCGGTCCGACCATGAGCGTCTGGGCGGGAACGGGCATCGTGGCCGGCGGCCTCATCGTCGGCGCCATCATCACCGGCGACATGACCCGGTTCAACCGCTCCCGCGCCGACGTCGTCAAGCAGACCGTGCTCGGTGTCTCCCTCGGCGAGTTCGTGATCGGCCTGGCCGGCGTGCTCCTCGCGCATGCCGCAGCGACCGGCGACATCGTCGCGATCGTGACCTCGTCGGTCGGCTTCATCGGTCTGTTCATCGTCCTCACCGGCACGCTGAAGATCAACGACTGGAACCTGTACTCCTCCACGCTCGGGCTCGTGAACTTCATCTCCACAGCTTTCGGCAAGAACCTCCACCGCGTCACCACCACCATCGTCCTCGGCGTCGTCGGCTCGGCTCTGGCCGCGGTCGGCATCCTCGGGCAGTTCACCGAGTTCCTCGTCGTGCTCAGCGTCGCCTTCCCGCCGATCGCCGGGATCATGGTCGCGGAGTACTACGTGGTGCGCCGCTGGCGCCCCGAGCTCGACGCGACCAGGGACGCCGGGACGCTGCCGGCCACCGCACCGCGCATCGTTCCCGCCACGATCGTCGTCTGGCTGGTCTCCTCCCTCGTCGGGTACTTCGTCACCTGGGGCATCCCGTCGCTGCTCAGCCTCTTCCTGTCGATGGTGCTCTACATCGTCGCCGGCAAGCTCGGCTGGGTGCGCGGCGTCGGCGTCGCCAGCACCCGGCAGGCGAGCCCGGTCGACAGCGCCCCTGCCGCGGTCTGA
- a CDS encoding hydantoinase/oxoprolinase N-terminal domain-containing protein, with the protein MHIGIDVGGTNTDAVLMDGTRTLAGVKHSTTPDVTSGIVQAIEDLRAGHAFEGSDIDAVMIGTTHFINALVQASRLAPVAALRLGLPATRALPPLIDWPEVLVAATQARSYLAHGGYEFDGRPISPLDPDEIRAHAEDMKAHGIRSVAISSVFSPVNHDLEVQAAEIVASVLGEEAAISLSHEIGRIGLLERENATIINAALRELASEIVDGLTSAVRAQGIEAPIFLSQNDGTLMDEDYVRRYPVATFASGPTNSMRGAAATSGLVDCAVIDVGGTTADIGLLINGFPRETANEVKVAGIRTNFRMPDVLSLGIGGGSIVDEETAEVGPASVGYKLTTEALVFGGSTLTATDIAVAAGRAEVGDPAKVAHLDPAFVERVLARIAERVAEAVDRMRTSPEPIAVVAVGGGSILLPDELPLFGAVHRPENYAVANAIGASIAQVGGEIDKVYAIEPGRRDETLAEVRAEAVDKAIAAGAKPATVSIIDFDEVPIPYLPGNATRIRVKAVGDLDMGA; encoded by the coding sequence ATGCACATCGGCATCGACGTCGGCGGCACCAACACCGACGCCGTCCTCATGGACGGCACCCGCACCCTGGCCGGAGTGAAGCACTCCACGACCCCGGACGTGACGAGCGGGATCGTCCAGGCGATCGAAGACCTCCGTGCGGGGCACGCCTTCGAGGGGAGCGACATCGACGCGGTGATGATCGGCACGACGCACTTCATCAACGCGCTCGTGCAGGCGAGCCGGCTCGCCCCGGTCGCGGCGCTCCGGCTCGGCCTCCCCGCGACGCGCGCGCTGCCGCCGCTGATCGACTGGCCCGAGGTCCTCGTCGCGGCGACGCAGGCGCGCAGCTACCTGGCGCACGGCGGCTACGAGTTCGACGGCCGCCCGATCTCGCCGCTCGACCCCGACGAGATCCGCGCGCACGCCGAGGACATGAAGGCGCACGGCATCCGGTCCGTCGCCATCTCCTCGGTGTTCAGCCCGGTCAACCACGACCTCGAGGTGCAGGCCGCCGAGATCGTGGCGTCGGTGCTGGGCGAGGAGGCCGCCATCTCGCTGTCGCACGAGATCGGCCGCATCGGACTGCTGGAGCGCGAGAACGCGACGATCATCAACGCCGCCCTCCGCGAGCTGGCGTCGGAGATCGTCGACGGACTCACCTCTGCGGTCCGCGCCCAGGGCATCGAAGCACCGATCTTCCTCAGCCAGAACGACGGCACGCTCATGGACGAGGACTACGTGCGCCGGTACCCGGTCGCGACCTTCGCCTCCGGCCCGACCAACTCGATGCGCGGGGCGGCGGCCACCAGCGGTCTCGTCGACTGCGCCGTCATCGACGTGGGCGGCACCACGGCCGACATCGGTCTGCTCATCAACGGCTTCCCGCGGGAGACGGCCAACGAGGTGAAGGTGGCCGGCATCCGCACGAACTTCCGCATGCCCGACGTGCTGTCCCTCGGCATCGGCGGCGGCAGCATCGTCGACGAGGAGACGGCGGAGGTGGGACCGGCTTCGGTCGGGTACAAGCTGACGACGGAGGCGCTCGTCTTCGGCGGCTCGACCCTGACGGCGACCGACATCGCCGTCGCCGCGGGCCGTGCCGAGGTGGGAGACCCCGCCAAGGTCGCGCACCTCGACCCCGCCTTCGTGGAGCGCGTGCTCGCCCGGATCGCGGAGCGCGTGGCGGAGGCGGTGGACCGCATGCGGACGTCGCCCGAGCCCATCGCGGTCGTGGCCGTCGGCGGCGGCTCCATCCTGCTGCCGGATGAGCTGCCGCTGTTCGGCGCCGTGCACCGCCCGGAGAACTACGCGGTCGCGAACGCCATCGGCGCCTCGATCGCGCAGGTCGGCGGCGAGATCGACAAGGTCTACGCGATCGAGCCCGGTCGTCGCGACGAGACGCTCGCCGAGGTGCGTGCGGAAGCCGTCGACAAGGCG